GGCCGACGACGCCGACGACGACGAGTCGTCCGACGAGGGCACCGAGATCTCCACGGAAGAGCGCGGTTCAACCTCGCACTAACATCGCGCGTGGGCTGATCGCGGGACGGACGCGCGTGCACCCGTGGTTTCGTCCCGCGTTGCGCGCGGACACGATCTACGACGTCGATGTCCCGGCGCTCGTGGCGCGGGGTATTCGTGGACTCATCCTGGATCTCGACAACACCATCGTTCCCTGGGGCGCCCGCGAGGCGCCCCAGGCGCTTGTGGAGTGGCTCCGGCGTGCGCGCGCCGCGGAGGTCGCGTTGTGCATCGTGAGCAACAACGGCGGGCGGCGGGTGACCGCGCTTGCGCGCTCCTTGGACGTACCGGCGTTGACCGGTGCGATGAAGCCGCGGCGCGGGGCGCTGCGGCGTGCGTTGGGTGTGATGGGCACGACAGCCGACACCACCGCGCTGGTCGGGGACCAGTTGTTCACCGACGTGCTCGGCGGCAACCGGCTGGGGCTCTACACGATCCTGGTGCAGCCGCAGAGCCCGCGCGAGTTCGTCTTGACGAAGCTCGTCCGCGTGGTCGAACGAGCGGTGCTTCGAGGCCTCCGGTGAGGCGGTCACGGAGCGGACGGCGCCACCTCTGGAGGGGACGATGAGGGATCACGTGCAACGCGCGCGGCAGTATCTTGCTGGGAACGGCGTCGACGCCCTGCTGCTGGTGAAGGCCGAGAACCGACGCTACGTCACCGGCTTTACCGGATCCGCCGGTATCGCCCTCGTGACGGAGGGTGCCGCGCTGCTCGCCGTTGATTTTCGTTACTATGAACAGGCCGCGGCGCAGGCGGCGTCGTGTGAGATCCTCCGAGGCGGGGCAGATCTCCCGGGTGCCCTGGCCGCCGCGGTCCGCGCCCACGAGCTCCGCCGGATCGGGTTTGAGGCAGAGTTCATGCCCTACGCTCAGGTGGAGCGTCTGCGCGAGAAGCTCAGCCCGGTCGAACTCGTGCCACTCGGGGACGTGGACCGCGTGCGATGGGCGAAGGACGATGAGGAGGTCGCCGCGATTCAGCGCGCCGCGGAGATCTCCGATGCCGGCTTCGCGCACATCCTGACGGTGCTCCGCCCCGGTACGACCGAACGGAGCGCCGCTGTCGAGTTCGAGACGTACATGCGGCGGGCGGGGGCGGACCGGCTCTCGTTCGACCTTGTGTTTGCCAGCGGACCGCGCTCCGCGCTGCCGCACGGGCGGGCGACGGACCGCGTCCTGGAGGCGGGCGACTTCGTCACGTTGGACTTCGGGCCGGTGTGGGAAGGGTACACGTCCGACTGCACGCGGACCGTGGTCTTGGGGCAGCCCGACGACCGGCAGCGCGAGATCTACGCGCTCGTGCTGGAGGCACAGCGTCGGGCCATCGGCGCGGTGCGCGGTGGCGCATCGTCCCGGGCGGTCGACGCGGCCGCGCGCGGCGTCATCGAGGCCGCGGGATACGGGGAAGCGTTCGGGCACGGACTTGGGCACGGCATCGGGCTAGAGATCCACGAGGGTCCGTCGCTGTCGCCGCGTTTGGACGTGCCGTTGGAGCCGGGCATGGTGGTGACCATCGAGCCGGGAGTGTACCTTCCAGGGTGGGGCGGGGTCCGCATCGAGGACGATGTCGTCGTGACGGCAGAGGGCTGCCGGGTGCTCACGCGCGCGCCGAAAGAGCTGATCGTACTGCCGGCGTGACCGCGTCCGGACCGCGCAGCCGCGGGCGGCTGCGTCCCTCGGGGCTCGGGGCGGCACCCCGCTCGGTTGCGCGCGGATCGGGCATCATATATCGTTGCGTTGGTTGACAATGGCCGGCGGCGGCCGGTACACTCCCGGTGGGTGATGCGACGTGATTTCGAGCAATGACTTCCGTCCCGGTGTGCACGTGCTGCTCGACGGCGATCTCTATGCGATCGTCGAGTCGCAGCACGTGAAGGTCGGCCGGGGCCCGGCGTACGTGAAGGCGAAGGTGCGCAACACCAAGACCGGGTCAACGACCGAGCGGACGTTCCGGGCGGGCGAGCGTGTGCCCCTGGTCTACCTTGAGAAGAAGACGATGCAGTACCTGTACGGCACCGGCGATGAGTATGTGGTCATGGACAAGACCACCTATGAGCAGTTGTCGCTCAGTCGGGCGTTGTTCGGCGACGCGGTACGCTTCCTGCGGGAGAACATGGACGTCACCGTCACGTTCCACGATGATACGCCGATCAACGCCGAGCTGCCGAACTCGGTGGATCTGCGTATCGTCGAGACCGCCCCGGGAATTCGGGGGGATACGGTGAGCGGCGCCACTAAGCCTGCCACCCTGGAGACCGGGGCCGTGGTCCAGATCCCGCTGTTCGTGGAGACCGGCGAGACCGTCCGCGTCGATACGAGAAGCGGGTCGTACATCGAGCGAGTCCGCTGATCGCCGCAAGCGGTGCGGCGGTGCGTATGATATAATGATACATCGTGAGGCGGGGGCAGCCGCAGCTCCGGCGGTGTCCCGGCCGCGTAGGTTGATGGAGTTGTTGAGGAGGTGGAGCGCTTGAGCACCGAGGGTGCGGGGACGCCGCGCGTTCCTGCAGAGGAGTTCCGGAGACATCCGAATGACACGGGATCTCCGGATGTTCAAATCGCCAGGCTGACCGCACGGATCACTCACCTGAGCGAGCATCTCAAGGTTCACAAGAACGACTTTCACTCGCGACGCGGCTTGCTGCAAATGGTGGGCCAGCGGCGGCGGTTGCTGACGTACCTGAGCAACCACGATCTCGCGCGGTACCGCGCGCTCGTGGAGCGGCTCGGGCTGCGTCGATAACATGGCGGGGGCCCGGCGTTGATCCCGTGTGACGGATCACGTGCCGGGTGGCCCAGGGGTGCGGGAGCGGGATGAGGAGGACGGGCAGCGGATGAGCGCGGAGATCAAAACGGGACGGGTGGAGGTCGAGGTCGCCGGCCTACCCTTGTCGATTGAAACCGGGCAGTTGGCGAAGCAGGCGAGCGGCGCGGTCGTCGTGCGGTACGGGGACACGGTGGTGTTGGTGACCGCCACGATGTCGGCGAGTCCGCGGGAGGGGATCGACTTCTTCCCGCTGACGTGCGACTACGAAGAGAAGATGTTTGCCGCCGGGAAGATCCCCGGCGGTTTTTTTAAGCGCGAAGGGCGCCCGGGCGAGCGCGCGATTCTGACGTCGCGGCTGATCGACCGACCGCTGCGGCCGCTGTTTCCGAAGGGGTTTCGCAACGACGTCCAGGTGATCGCCACGGTGCTCAGCACCGACCAGGACCACACGCCGGACGTGCTCGCGGTCACGGGGGCGGGTGCGGCGTTGGCGATCTCCCAGATCCCGTGGGACGGCCCGATCGCGGCGGTGCGCGTGGGGCTCGTGGACGGACAGTTGGTGGTCAACCCGTCGCAGCGGGTCGTGGACGACCGGACGACCGATCTGGACCTGGTGGTCGCCGGCACGCGGGATGCGGTCACGATGGTCGAGGCCGGCGCCCGCGAGGTGCCGGAGGATCGGCTGCTCGAGGCGCTCGATCTGGCGCACGCCGAGATCCGGCGGATTACCGCGGCGATCGAGGACCTCGTCCGGCAGGCGGGCCGATCGAAGATCTCGCCGGTGCTGGCGGGTCCGCCCGCCGATGTCGAGGCGGCGGTTCGGGAGGCCGCAGGCTCGCGGTTGGCCGCGGCGCTGCGGAACGCCGACAAGTTGTCCCGCGAGAGTGCGCTGACCGACGTGGCGGGTGATGTCCAGGCGCAACTCGCCGCGCAGTTCCCCGGGCAGTCGAAGGCGATCGGCGACTGCGTCGAATCGTTGACCAAAGCCGAAGTGCGCCGGATGATCCTGGACGAGGGCGTCCGGACTGACGGGCGGACGTTGACACAGATCCGGCCGCTCAGCGCGCAGGTGGGGCTCCTGCCGCGGGTCCACGGATCCGGCCTCTTCGTCCGCGGGCAAACGCAGGTGCTGACGACGTGTACGCTCGGCACCGGCCAAGACGAGCAGATCATCGACGATCTGAGCCTGCGCGACCGCAAGCGGTACCTGCATCACTACGACTTCCCGCCGTACAGCGTCGGGGAGGCCCGGCCGTTGCGCTCGCCGGGGCGGCGCGATATCGGCCACGGCGCGCTCGCGGAGCGGGCGCTCGAACCGATGATCCCGCCGGAAGAAGCCTTCCCCTACACGCTTCGGCTCGTGTCGTTGGTCCTCGAGAGTAACGGATCGACGTCGATGGCGTCGGTGTGCGGCAGCACGCTGGCATTGATGGACGCGGGCGTGCCGATCGCGAAGCCCGTCGGCGGCATCGCGATGGGGCTGATCAGCGGCCCCGCCGGCGACGGCCGCATGGCGATCCTTACCGACATCCAGGGCATTGAAGATGCGATGGGGGACATGGATTTCAAGGTGGCCGGGACCCGCGATGGGGTCACGGCGCTCCAGATGGACATCAAGATCAAGGGGCTGTCGCGCGACGTGTTCGAGCGGGCGCTCGCGCAGGCGCGCGAGGCGCGCTTGCAGATCCTCGGCGTAATCGAACGGACGATTCCGGCTCCGCGTCCGACGATGTCCCCGTATGCGCCGCGGATCTTCACGATTCACATCAACCCCGACCGGATCCGCGAGGTCATCGGTCCCGGCGGCAAGGTGATCAACAAGATCACTGCGGAGACCGGGGTCAAAATCGACATCGAACAGGACGGACGCGTGCTGATCGCGTCGGCGAGCGAGGACGCGGCGGCGCGCGCACAGCGGATGATCGAGGACATCATCAAGGAAGCGAAGCCGGGCGACGTGTATAAGGGCAAGGTGACCCGGTTGATGAACTTCGGGGCGTTCGTGGAGATCTTCCCAGGCAAGGAGGGGCTCGTCCACATCTCCGAGCTGTCGAACCACCGGGTCGGCCGGGTGGAGGACGTGGTCAAGGTCGGGGACGAGGTCGAGGTGCGGGTGAAGGAGATCGATAACCTCGGTCGCGTGAATCTCACGCGCCGCGGGCTGATCCCGGATGACGAGCCGGCGCCCGACGGTGAGGTGGTCGAGGGGGAGGGTCCCGGTGGTGATGCGTCCGCGGCGACGGGCCGGCCCCCACGGCACGATCGCGGGCCGCGCGGGGACCGCGGATATCAACGGCCGCCCCATCGAAAGCCTCGATCGTAGTCGAAGCGACGGCGTCCTGGCGCGAGAGAAGCCTCCGCGAGGGGGCTTCTTGGTTATCGCGGCAATCGCCGCCCGGCGAGCGCGGGCCGAGGGGCGACGCGATGCGGGGAGTATAGGGGGCGATATGGCGGTCGATCAGGCGCTTTACCGCAGGACCGTGCTGCCGAGCGGGCTCGTGGTGCTCACCGAGCCGATGGACCATGTCCGCACGGCGTCGCTCGGGGTGTGGATTGGTGCCGGCTCGCGTCACGAGGAGCCGGCGCGCATGGGCATCTGCCATTTCATCGAGCACGCCCTGTTCAAGGGCACGCGCTCGCGATCGGCGCTCGCGATCGCGCAGACGATGGACGCGATCGGCGGCCACCTCAACGCGTTCACCGACAAGGAGCATACGTGCTACTACCTGCGCGTGCTCAGCGACCACCTCGACGATGCGATGGCGGTGCTGTCAGATATGCTCCTGGACCCAGCGTTCGACCCTGACGCGCTCGAGCGGGAGCGGCAGGTGATTCTCGAGGAGATCCACATGTACGAAGACGCGCCCGACGATCTCGTCCACGATCTGTTCGCCGCGTCGGTGTGGCCGGACCACCCCCTTGGCCGACCGATCGCCGGCGTCGAGCAGACAGTGCAGGCGCTCGGGCGCGCGGACCTGGTGGCCTTCATGGATGCCTACTGCCGTCCGGACGCCGCGATCGTGGCTGCGGCGGGGCGGCTCGAACACGAGCAGATCGTGGAGTTGGTGCAGCGTTGGCTCGGCGGCTGGCGCGGCCGACGCGTCCCGGTGGAGATCTCACCGCCGGCGGCCCGAACGGCGGTGACGCTGCGGAACAAGGAGATCGAACAGGTGCACCTGTGCCTCGGCGGCCCCGGATACCCGCAGGCGCATGAGGACCGCTACGCGTTGGCCGTCCTCGACACCGCGCTCGGGGGAGGCATGAGCAGTCGGCTCTTCCAGGAGATCCGCGAGGAGCGGGGGTTGGCGTACGCCGTCTCGACATACCACGCGGCTTATCAGGACGTCGGGGCGTTCGTCGTCTACTGCGGAACGAGCCCGGTGGCCGCGCGCGAGGTCGTCCGGTTGGTGTTCGATAATCTCGGACGGGCGACGAACGGCCTGCCCGCCGAGGAGATCACGCGGGCGAAGGAGTCGCTCAAGGGGAGCCTCATGCTCGACCTGGAGACGCCGGGAAGCCGGATGAGCAAGCTCGCGCGGTCGGAGCAGTATTTCGGACGCCAGTTGACGCTCGACGAGATCATCGCGGACGTCGACGCTGTGGACGCGGACGACGTCCGCCGCGTGGCGACCGCGCTGTTCGTGCCGGAGCGGATGTCGCTCGCGGCGATCGGGCCGTTCGATGCCCACGGCAGGCTGGCCGAGGAGCTGCGCGGGGAGGTGCGTCGCTATGCCGGTGCATAGAGTCGTGGTCGCGGGGGCGGCGGGGCGTATGGGCCGCGCCGCGATCCGGACCATCGCGCGCCGCGACGACATGGTGCTCGTGGGCGCCCTGGGACGGGCTTCGTCCGTCGGTCAAGACGCCGGCACCGTGGCCGGCGTTGGCACGCTCGGCGTGCCGATCGGCGCCGACCTCGCGGACCTGTTCTTGGCGGCCCGTCCGACCGTGCTGGTCGACCTCAGCCGCGGGGAGGCGGTCGCGGGGCACGCGGACGTGGCGCTCGATCACCGGGTACCCGTGGTGATCGGGGCGACCGGCATGCCCGCGGAGGACACTGCTCGGCTCGGTGCGCGTTGCCGCGCGGAGGGGATCGGGGTGTTGGTCGCTCCGAACTTTGCGCTCGGCGCGATCCTGATGATGGAGTTCGCCACTCGCGCGGCACGGTTCTTCCCGCACGTGGAAGTGACCGAGTTGCACCACGATCGAAAACGCGACGCACCGTCCGGTACCGCCGCCAGGACGGCCCGTCTGATCGCCGCCGCCCGCGGCGCGGCGCCACCGCCGGCGGTGCCCGAGACGGAGATGGTGCCGGGTGCGCGCGGAGGTCTCGTGGACGGTGTTCGGGTGCACAGCGTGCGGCTGCCGGGGCTCGTAGCCCACCAGGAAGTGTTGTTCGGCGCCGCCGGGCAGACGCTGCTCATCCGGCACGATTCGGTGAGCGAGGAGTCGTTCATGCCTGGTCTGGTGCTGGCGATTGAACGGGTCGGCGCCCTCCACGACCTCGTGGAGGGGCTGGAGCACATTCTTGATCTGTAGCGTCGTGACCGGAGGGTGGCGAGGGCCGCGGACCGCGCGGCCCGTCAAGATCTCTCGTGGCACACATCGAGCGTGGTGGGAGGGATGACCATGACCGGATACCGGGTCGCCGTCGTGGGTGCGACGGGTGCCGTTGGCCGGGAGGTGCTGGAGATCCTCGCCGCGCGCCGGTTCCCGACGGCGCGGCTGCGCGCGCTCGCGTCGCCGAGATCCGCGGGCACGCGGGTCGGCGATCTCGTGGTGGAGGCTGTCGCGCCGGCGGCGTTCGACGACATCGACATCGCGATCTTTGACACGCCCGACGACGTCGCCGAGACGTGGGTGCCCGTCGCCGCCGCACGCGGTGCGCTGGTCATCGACAACTCCGCGGCGTTTCGGATGACGCCGGACGTGCCGCTGGTGATTCCGGAAGTCAACCCCGCGGCGCTTCGGCGCGTGCCTCGGCGGATCATCGCGAACCCGAACTGCACCGTCGCCACCATCACGGTGCCGCTCGCGCCGCTGCACCGGGCCGCGGGCCTGCGCCGGCTGATCGCGTGCTCCTACCAGTCGGTGTCGGGCGCGGGCCAGGCGGGCGTCACCCAGCTCTGGGCGGAGCTCCGGGATGCCGTCGACACCGGCGTCGCGCCGACCCAGGCGCGGGGGACCGCGTTCCGGCAGCCGATCGCCATGAACGTGATCCCGGCCGTCGGGTCGTTTCGCGGTGCGCACACGAGCGAGGAGGTCAAGATGGCGGCCGAGCTCCGGAAGATGCTCGACGCGCCCGAGGTCGCCTTCGGCGTCACGTGTGTCCGGGTGCCCACGCTTCGGGCTCACGGGGTCGCGGTGCACGCCGAGTTCTCCACGCCGCTCGACCCGGCGCACGCGCGCGCCCTCCTGGGGGCGGCGCCCGGGGTGGATGTCGTGGACGACCCCGCGGCCGCTCGATACCCGACGCCGCTCGCCGCATCCGGCGGCGATCCGTGTCACGTCGGCCGGATTCGCACGGACGGCGCGGGCATGCTCGCGTTCTTCGCGGTCGCCGACAACCTCCGCAAAGGCGCGGCGCTCAACACGGTCCAGATCGCCGAGGCCGTGGTCCGCGACGGCGTGCTGCTGGGGGCGCGCGCCACGTAGTCCGGTCGTTGACGTGCGGCGGCGGCAGGAGCGGGCGCCGTGTGTCCTGAACGTTCTGTGTGATGCGCGGGGCCACAGTGGAGTGAGCCCGGGAGGTGAGGGGGAAATGGTCGAGTTCGGACGCGTGATCACCGCCATGGTAACACCCATGGATCGCAACCTCGCGGTGGACTACGACAAGGCGGCGGCCCTCGCCAAGCGTCTGCTGGACAACGGGTCCGACGGGCTCGTTGTCTGCGGCACCACCGGCGAGTCCCCAACGTTGACGGACGACGAGAAGGTGCGCCTCTTCCGCACGGTCAAGGAGACCGTGGGGAGCCGTGCGGCGGTGATCGCCGGCACGGGTACCTACAACACCGCGCACAGCATGCATCTGACCCACGAGGCGGAGCGGGTCGGATGTGACGGTGTGCTCCTCGTGAACCCC
The bacterium genome window above contains:
- the dapB gene encoding 4-hydroxy-tetrahydrodipicolinate reductase, with the protein product MPVHRVVVAGAAGRMGRAAIRTIARRDDMVLVGALGRASSVGQDAGTVAGVGTLGVPIGADLADLFLAARPTVLVDLSRGEAVAGHADVALDHRVPVVIGATGMPAEDTARLGARCRAEGIGVLVAPNFALGAILMMEFATRAARFFPHVEVTELHHDRKRDAPSGTAARTARLIAAARGAAPPPAVPETEMVPGARGGLVDGVRVHSVRLPGLVAHQEVLFGAAGQTLLIRHDSVSEESFMPGLVLAIERVGALHDLVEGLEHILDL
- a CDS encoding pitrilysin family protein, whose amino-acid sequence is MAVDQALYRRTVLPSGLVVLTEPMDHVRTASLGVWIGAGSRHEEPARMGICHFIEHALFKGTRSRSALAIAQTMDAIGGHLNAFTDKEHTCYYLRVLSDHLDDAMAVLSDMLLDPAFDPDALERERQVILEEIHMYEDAPDDLVHDLFAASVWPDHPLGRPIAGVEQTVQALGRADLVAFMDAYCRPDAAIVAAAGRLEHEQIVELVQRWLGGWRGRRVPVEISPPAARTAVTLRNKEIEQVHLCLGGPGYPQAHEDRYALAVLDTALGGGMSSRLFQEIREERGLAYAVSTYHAAYQDVGAFVVYCGTSPVAAREVVRLVFDNLGRATNGLPAEEITRAKESLKGSLMLDLETPGSRMSKLARSEQYFGRQLTLDEIIADVDAVDADDVRRVATALFVPERMSLAAIGPFDAHGRLAEELRGEVRRYAGA
- a CDS encoding aspartate-semialdehyde dehydrogenase, with the protein product MTGYRVAVVGATGAVGREVLEILAARRFPTARLRALASPRSAGTRVGDLVVEAVAPAAFDDIDIAIFDTPDDVAETWVPVAAARGALVIDNSAAFRMTPDVPLVIPEVNPAALRRVPRRIIANPNCTVATITVPLAPLHRAAGLRRLIACSYQSVSGAGQAGVTQLWAELRDAVDTGVAPTQARGTAFRQPIAMNVIPAVGSFRGAHTSEEVKMAAELRKMLDAPEVAFGVTCVRVPTLRAHGVAVHAEFSTPLDPAHARALLGAAPGVDVVDDPAAARYPTPLAASGGDPCHVGRIRTDGAGMLAFFAVADNLRKGAALNTVQIAEAVVRDGVLLGARAT
- a CDS encoding polyribonucleotide nucleotidyltransferase, translating into MSAEIKTGRVEVEVAGLPLSIETGQLAKQASGAVVVRYGDTVVLVTATMSASPREGIDFFPLTCDYEEKMFAAGKIPGGFFKREGRPGERAILTSRLIDRPLRPLFPKGFRNDVQVIATVLSTDQDHTPDVLAVTGAGAALAISQIPWDGPIAAVRVGLVDGQLVVNPSQRVVDDRTTDLDLVVAGTRDAVTMVEAGAREVPEDRLLEALDLAHAEIRRITAAIEDLVRQAGRSKISPVLAGPPADVEAAVREAAGSRLAAALRNADKLSRESALTDVAGDVQAQLAAQFPGQSKAIGDCVESLTKAEVRRMILDEGVRTDGRTLTQIRPLSAQVGLLPRVHGSGLFVRGQTQVLTTCTLGTGQDEQIIDDLSLRDRKRYLHHYDFPPYSVGEARPLRSPGRRDIGHGALAERALEPMIPPEEAFPYTLRLVSLVLESNGSTSMASVCGSTLALMDAGVPIAKPVGGIAMGLISGPAGDGRMAILTDIQGIEDAMGDMDFKVAGTRDGVTALQMDIKIKGLSRDVFERALAQAREARLQILGVIERTIPAPRPTMSPYAPRIFTIHINPDRIREVIGPGGKVINKITAETGVKIDIEQDGRVLIASASEDAAARAQRMIEDIIKEAKPGDVYKGKVTRLMNFGAFVEIFPGKEGLVHISELSNHRVGRVEDVVKVGDEVEVRVKEIDNLGRVNLTRRGLIPDDEPAPDGEVVEGEGPGGDASAATGRPPRHDRGPRGDRGYQRPPHRKPRS
- a CDS encoding Xaa-Pro peptidase family protein, whose protein sequence is MRDHVQRARQYLAGNGVDALLLVKAENRRYVTGFTGSAGIALVTEGAALLAVDFRYYEQAAAQAASCEILRGGADLPGALAAAVRAHELRRIGFEAEFMPYAQVERLREKLSPVELVPLGDVDRVRWAKDDEEVAAIQRAAEISDAGFAHILTVLRPGTTERSAAVEFETYMRRAGADRLSFDLVFASGPRSALPHGRATDRVLEAGDFVTLDFGPVWEGYTSDCTRTVVLGQPDDRQREIYALVLEAQRRAIGAVRGGASSRAVDAAARGVIEAAGYGEAFGHGLGHGIGLEIHEGPSLSPRLDVPLEPGMVVTIEPGVYLPGWGGVRIEDDVVVTAEGCRVLTRAPKELIVLPA
- a CDS encoding YqeG family HAD IIIA-type phosphatase; protein product: MHPWFRPALRADTIYDVDVPALVARGIRGLILDLDNTIVPWGAREAPQALVEWLRRARAAEVALCIVSNNGGRRVTALARSLDVPALTGAMKPRRGALRRALGVMGTTADTTALVGDQLFTDVLGGNRLGLYTILVQPQSPREFVLTKLVRVVERAVLRGLR
- the efp gene encoding elongation factor P, which gives rise to MISSNDFRPGVHVLLDGDLYAIVESQHVKVGRGPAYVKAKVRNTKTGSTTERTFRAGERVPLVYLEKKTMQYLYGTGDEYVVMDKTTYEQLSLSRALFGDAVRFLRENMDVTVTFHDDTPINAELPNSVDLRIVETAPGIRGDTVSGATKPATLETGAVVQIPLFVETGETVRVDTRSGSYIERVR
- the rpsO gene encoding 30S ribosomal protein S15, whose translation is MSTEGAGTPRVPAEEFRRHPNDTGSPDVQIARLTARITHLSEHLKVHKNDFHSRRGLLQMVGQRRRLLTYLSNHDLARYRALVERLGLRR